TGTCCTCGACGTTCGTCGCCCAGTCGCGCATCGTCTCGGAGATCGCCTCCTTGAGCGTGCCGCGCCCCGTCGTGACGGGGTTCACTTCCGAGCCGTTGAGCCGCATCCGGAAGACGTTCGGCCGCTGGCGGTTGATGTCGCGTTCGCCCATGTAGATCTCGCAGGGCATATCCAGGTGCGCGGCCGCCATCGCCGTCGCGGTGCCGTGCTGGCCCGCGCCCGTCTCGGCGATGATCCGGTCTTTGCCCATGTACTTCGCCAGCAGGACCTGTCCGAGGGCGTTGTTGAGCTTGTGCGCGCCGCCGTGGAGCAGGTCCTCGCGCTTGAGGTACACCTCGCGGTCGTAGCGCTCCGAGAGCCGCTCGGCGTACTGCGTCGGCGTCGGTCGTCCGCCGAAGTCCCGCAGCCGCCGCCGGAATTCGTCCATAAAGCCGTCCTCGTTCTCCAGCACGTAGCGCTCGTAGGCGTCCGTGAGCTCCTCGATCGCCGGCATCAGCGCCTCCGGCACGTACTGGCCGCCGTACTCCCCGAACTTCCCGTCCGCGTACTGTTGTGTCATCGTGTATCGGATCCCGTGTGTGTCACTGTCGCGTCGCCTCTACGTCCCTTCTCGGCCTCGACGCCCGTCAGCCGTTCGGTGTTGGCCCGGACGTCGCCGTCCATGATCGCCGTCCCGATCAGGAGCGCGTCCGCGCCAGCGCGGCGCATCCGCCGGACGTCGTCGACGCTCGTGACGCCGCTTTCGGCCAGGAGCGTCACGTCGTCGGGCACGTCGGGCGCGAGCCGCTCGAACGTCCCGAGGTCGACCTCCAGCTCCCCGAGGTCGCGGTTGTTGACGCCGACGATCTCCGCGCCCACGTCGAGGGCGCGCTCCAGTTCCTCGCGGGTGTGGACCTCCACGAGCGGCTGGGACCCCCGCGCTTCGGCCGTCTCGTACAGCGCCGCGAGCGAATCGGTCCCCGGCTCGTCGAGGAAGCGCGCGATGAGCAG
This is a stretch of genomic DNA from Halobellus sp. MBLA0158. It encodes these proteins:
- the trpC gene encoding indole-3-glycerol phosphate synthase, translated to MNANEDKLAPEVRSILAAARERSGGGATVDVDARSFPVAVRAAEADGRVPVVAEVKPTSPTTEGERTDDPVALAEEMVAGGATALSVLTEPEHFGGSTENLRRIREAVDVPVLRKDFVVREAQLDAVASDLVLLIARFLDEPGTDSLAALYETAEARGSQPLVEVHTREELERALDVGAEIVGVNNRDLGELEVDLGTFERLAPDVPDDVTLLAESGVTSVDDVRRMRRAGADALLIGTAIMDGDVRANTERLTGVEAEKGRRGDATVTHTGSDTR